In Polyangiaceae bacterium, the genomic window CAAGATCAACGGGCACGAGTGGAATACCGGCGACGGCGACCTTCAGTACGCCTGCATCTTCCCGCTCTCGACGCCGAAGGACTGCGGCTCCTCGGGAGGCGGAGCGTGCTCCTGCGACGACGTCGGCCCGGGCTACACTGAGGACAACCCACTCTGCCAGGGCTCGAGCGGTCAGTACTCGAAGCTCCAGGCCTTCGCCAAGGCCTATCCCGGCACGCGCCACCTCGAGGTGCTGAAGGACGTCGGTGACCAGGCGGTGGTGGCGTCCATCTGCCCCAAGGACGTCGCCAACCCGTCGGGCAGCGCCTACGGCTACAACGCGGCGATGGACGCGCTGGCAGCGCGGCTCGTGACCGTCCTCAAGTGACGACGCGCAGGCCGACCTTGCGGCCGTCGCTCTCGCGGTGGACGACCGGCGCGCCCGGTTGCTTCCGCCGCGGGGCGCGCTCGCTGGGCTCCTCGTCGATGACCTCGCCGAGCAAGTCGTAGTCGGTGGCGCGCTCGATGCGCACGCGGCGCATCTGCCCGGGGCGCACCTCGGCGCCGGACAGGAACACCTGGCCGTCGATCTCCGGTGCCTGGCCGGCGTGCCGGCCCACCATCACCAGCTCGCTCTCCTCGCTCGGGCCCTCGACCAGCACGGTGAGCTCCTGCCCGATCAGCGCGCGCTGCTTCTCGCGGCTGATCTTGCGCTGGATGGCCATCAGCTTCTTGGCGCGGGAGGCGGCGACCCGCGGCGGCACCTTGTCGGCCAGGTGATAGCTCTTCGACGACTCCTCGTCCGAATAGCGGAACACGCCCATGCGATCGAAGCGCGCCCAGCGCACGAAGTCGCACAGCTCTTCGAACTCCGCCTCGCTCTCGCCGGGATGGCCCACGATGAAGGCGGTGCGGAAGGTGAGGTTCGGCACGCGCTCGCGCAGGCGGCTCACCAGCTCGCGCAGGCGCGCGCCGCCGTGTCCGCGGCGCATGCGCCGGAGCATGGCGTCCGCCGCGTGCTGGAGCGGCATGTCCACGTAGGGCACGACGCGCTCGTGGTGGCCGATGAGCTCGATCAGCTCGTCGCCGAGCTTCTCCGGGTACAGGTAGAACAGGCGCACCCAGCGGATGCCGGACACCGCCGCCACGCGCTCGACCAGCTGGGCCAGGCTGCGGTCGCCCGGCAGGTCGCGGCCGTAGGCCACGGTGTCCTGCGACACCAGGTTCACCTCCAGGACGCCGGCGTCTGCGAGCCGCTTCACCTCCTCGACCACGTCGCGCACCGAGCGCGAGCGCTGAAGCCCCCGGAGCTCCGGGATCACGCAGAAGGAGCACTTGCGGTTGCAGCCTTCGGCGATCTTCACGTAGGCGCTGGCGCCGCGGGTCGAGATCGTGCGCGGGTCGGCGGCCTTCACCACCCAGTCGGCGGGGCTACCGACCAGGATGCGCTCGGCCTTGCCGGTGAGCACGCCTTCGAGCTTGAGCATGTCGCTCGAGCCGAGCAGGTGATCCACCTCCGGCAGGCCGTCCGCCAGCTCGTCCGGGTGGCGCTGGCTGAGGCAGCCGGCGACCACCAGCTTCTGGCAGCTCCCGCTCTCCTTGTGGCGGCCGAGCTCGAGGATGGTGTCGATGCTCTCCTTCTTGGCCGCGTCGATGAAGCCGCAGGTGTTGACCACGATCACCGAGGCGTCCGCCGCGTCGGGCACGTGACGGTAGCCCGCGCGTTCGGCGACGCCGAGCATGACCTCGCTGTCCACCCGGTTCTTCGGGCAGCCGAGCGAGACGAAGTGGATGGTTTTGCGAGCCAAGGCCGCCCGGCTCTTAGCTCGCGGGGGGCGGATTGGCCAGTGGGGAGGGAGCTCAGCCAGCGACCAACTGCCGAAATCGCTCGAACAGGTAGAGCGCGTCGTGCGGGCCGGCGGCGGCCTCGGGGTGGTATTGCACGCTGAACGCTCGCGCCTCCGGCGCTTCCAGGCCTTCGCTGGTGCCGTCGTTCAGGTGCACGTGCGTCGAGCGCGCGTGGCCCTTCAGCGAGTCGATGTCCACCACGAAGCCGTGGTTCTGCGTGGTGATCTCGACGCGCCCGGTGGTCAGGTCCTTGACCGGTTGATTCAGGCCGCGGTGACCGAACTTGAGCTTGTAGGTGCGGCCGCCCAGGGCGAGCGAGAGCAGCTGGTGGCCGAGGCAGATGCCGAAGATGGGCTTCTTGCCCAGGAGCTCGCGGATGGTCGCGACCGCGTAGGTGACCGCGGCGGGATCGCCGGGGCCGCTGGACAGGAAGATGCCGTCGGGTGACAGGGCGAGGATGTCGGCGGCGCTGGTCGCGGCGGGCACTGCGGTGACGCGGAAGCCGCTCTGGACGAGGCAGCGGAAGATGTTGCGCTTGGCGCCGAAGTCCATGGCCACGATGCGCGGCCGCTCCGCCTGCGCCGCCGGTTCGTCTCCGAGCGCGCTCCAGGCGCCGCAGCCTTCCTGGAACTCGTAGCGCTCCTGGGGCGTGACGCGCGCCGCGAGGTCGAGGCCCTCCATGCTGGGCGCGCTCCGGGCGCGCTCGACCAGCACGTCCGGGGGCTCGGTGCCGATGCAGCCGTTCTGCGCGCCGCGATCGCGGATCAGGCGGGTCAGGCGCCGGGTGTCCACGCCGCCGATGGCGACCACGCCGTGTCGCGCCAGGTACTCGTCCAGGCTGCCCTTGGCGCGCCAGCTCGAGGTGACGGGGCTGGGGCTCCGCACCACGAAGCCGGAGACCTGCGGCCGGCCGCCGACGGCCTCGTCGTCCTCGTCGTTGATGCCGGTGTTGCCGATCTCCGGCGCCGTCATCGTGACGATCTGGCCGGTGTAGCTCGGATCCGTCAGCACTTCCTGGTAGCCGGTCATGCCGGTGGTGAACACGACCTCGCCGGTGGTGCTGCCGTCGGCGCCGAACGCTTCGCCTTCGAACAGCGTGCCGTCGGCCAGGGCCAGGTGGGCCTTGCGCGTGGCGCTCATCGGGCGTCACCGAGGGCGTCGAACACGGCGCGACCGTCTGCGAGCGTGACGAGCACGCGCCCGCGGAGCTCTCGCCCCAGGAAGGGAGTGTTGTCGCTCTTGGAGCGGAGCTTGCCGCGCTCCGGCGTCCAGAGCGCTTCCGGATCGACCAGCACCAGATCCGCCGGCGCGCCTTCGCGCAGGCTGGGGGCGTCGAGCCCGGCGATGCGCGCGGGGCGCGTGGACAGAGCGTCGATCAGCCGCCCGAGCGTGAGCCCGTTCTTGCCCACCAGGCCGAGCAGCAGGCCGAAGCACAGCTCGAGCCCCATCATGCCGGGCTTCGCGAAGGAGAACTCGCAGTCCTTCTCCAGCGAGGTGTGCGGGGCGTGATCGGTGGCGATGGCGTCCAGGGTTCCGTCGGCCAGCGCGGCGCGGAGCGCCTCCACGTCGGCCTCCTCGCGCAACGGCGGGTTGACCTTGCAGGCCGTGTCGTAGCCGATCACCGCTGCGTCGGTCAGCAAGAGGTGGTGCGGCGTGACCTCGGCGGTCACCGGCAGGCCGCGGCTCTTGGCCTCGCGCAGGATGCGCACCGTGCCCAGCGTCGAGGCGTGGGCCACGTGGTAGCGCGCCCGGGTGTACTCTGCGAGCAAGACGTCGCGGGCGACGATCACGTCCTCGGCCACCCGCGGCCAGCCCCGCAGCCCGAGCCGCGCGCTCACCGCGCCCTCGTGCATGTCGGCGCCGGCGCTGAGCTCGTGGTCCTCGGCGTGCTGGATCACCGGCAGGTCGAAGGTCTTGGCGTACTCGAGGGCGCGGCGCATCACCGCGCTGGACATCACGCACACGCCGTCGTCGCTGACCGCGACCGCGCCGGCGTCGCGGAGCTCGGCCATCTCCGTCAGCTCCTTGCCCTTCTGCCCCATGGTGATGGCCGCGATGGGGTGCAGGCGCGGGCCGCCGACCTCCGCCGCGCGCCTGAGCATCATCTCGGTGACGGCGCGGGTGTCGTTCACCGGCTTGGTGTTCGGCATCACGCACACGTGCGCGTAGCCGCCGGCCGCCGCGGCGGCGAGCCCGCTGGCGATGTCCTCTTTGTACTCCTGGCCCGGCTCGCGCAGGTGGGCGTGCAGATCGACGAAGGCGGGCAGGAGCCACTTGCCGGCGCCGTCCACCACCCGGGCGCGCTCGCTCCCGGCGGCCTCGCGCCCGGCGCCCTTGCCGAGCCGGGTGATGCGCCCGTGCTCGACCACCAGATCCACCTCGCCGTCGAGACCCGCAGCGGGATCGACGGCCCGCACGCTCTTCACGACCAGGAGCTCGACTGGCGACGTCACGGCGGACCTCCTTAGCACGCTCCGGCGAGGGCAGGGTACCGCCGGCGCGGACCCGGGATTTTCACGAGGCCAGACGCTCCGCCGCGAGCCACGCCAGGGCCGAGATGGTGTGCTGGGGGTTCACGCCCATGTTGGTCGGGAACACGCTGGAGTCGATCACGTACAGGCCGGGCAGATCGTGGGTCTCGAAGCTGGGCTTGACCACGCTGTTGAACGCCGAGCCGCCCATCAGCGCCGTGCCGAACAGGTGCGCAGCGATGGTGTGGAACAGGCGCGGGTCGTCGGCGGCGTCGAACATGGGCTGGAGCTCGTCCACGCTGGCGATCGAGGCCGGCAAACCGTGCACGCCCGGCAGCACCGCGCGGGCGCCGGCGGCGAACATCATCTCCGTCAGTCGCCGCACGCCGAGCTTGAGCACGCGGATGTCGGCATCGGTCATGTCGTATTCGATGTGCGTGCCCCCGAACAGGCCCGCACGCACCGAGCCCATCGCCTCCGCGCGCACCTGCACGCCCCAGACCGCCAGGTGGGCGTAGCGGGCGAGCTCGCGCATCAGCTCGGGGCCGAGCCCGGGCAAGCGCGCCATGGCCAGCTCCGGCGGCATGGCGACAGTCTCGAACTTCATGCGCTCGTCCCAGTAGTGGACGCTCTCGTAGCCCTGGGTCGCGCCTCGGAACATCTTCACCGGCGCGTCGAACACGCCGACCACGGCCGTGCCCGGGTGCGCCTGCAGGCGCTTGCCCAGCACGCCGGAGCCGCGGCCCACGCGATTGTGCGCCAGAAACAGCGGGGTCTGGATGGCGCTCGCGGCCAAGAACACCGCGCGGCGGGCCTCGACTCGGAGCTCCGGTCCGCTCTCGCCGCTCAGCGGATCGCGGAAGCGCCCGATCACACCGGTGGCCCGCCCGCCCCGGGTGAGGAGCGAGGTCGCGGTGCAGGTGGCGTAGACGCGGGCGCCGGCCGCCACGGAGCGCGGCACGTACGAGACGTTCATGCTCTGGCGCCGAGCGGTGGGGCAGCCCTGGTTGCAGTGGGCGCTGCCCTGGCAGTCCTTCACGTTGCGCCGGATCAGGTTGCCGGCGATGCCCAGGCGCTCGGTGGCGGTGCGCATCAGCGCGTTGTTCTGGCCGAGCACTGCCTCCGGCGCGGTGCCCACGTGGAGCTCCTGGTCGAGGGTGTCCCAGATGCGCACGAGCTCCGCGTAGGGCAGGGCGTCGCCCAGCCCGAACTCGTCGCGCCAGCGGGCCCAGATCTTCTCCGGCATGCGGTGGATGATGGCGCCGTTGATGGCCGTGGTGCCGCCCACGCAGCGTCCCTGCAGAATGGGCGTGAGCGCACGCCCGTTCGCGACCTGGAAGCCCAGGTCGCGCCAGACCTGCTTGAAGCTCGACCACATGTCGTTCTGCAGGTCGGCGGTGCTCACGTGAGCGCCCTCTTCGATCAACACCACGTCGAGGCCCGCCTCGGTCAAGACCCGCGCCGCCGTGGCGCCGGCCGCGCCGCTGCCGATCACGACCACGTCGGCGGCGTCTTGGACGCGCGGCTTGCCGGAGACGTCCCGGAGCTCGAGGATGGCGCCGCTCATGGCTTCGGCTCCGCTGCCCAGTCCGGCCGCGGGGTGTCGTCGTCGAGCGGGATCCCCATCTGGCGCTGCACCTCCGGCAGGCCGGCGTAGCCGAGCGCGCCCAGCATCTTGAACAGGATG contains:
- a CDS encoding dihydroorotase, which produces MTSPVELLVVKSVRAVDPAAGLDGEVDLVVEHGRITRLGKGAGREAAGSERARVVDGAGKWLLPAFVDLHAHLREPGQEYKEDIASGLAAAAAGGYAHVCVMPNTKPVNDTRAVTEMMLRRAAEVGGPRLHPIAAITMGQKGKELTEMAELRDAGAVAVSDDGVCVMSSAVMRRALEYAKTFDLPVIQHAEDHELSAGADMHEGAVSARLGLRGWPRVAEDVIVARDVLLAEYTRARYHVAHASTLGTVRILREAKSRGLPVTAEVTPHHLLLTDAAVIGYDTACKVNPPLREEADVEALRAALADGTLDAIATDHAPHTSLEKDCEFSFAKPGMMGLELCFGLLLGLVGKNGLTLGRLIDALSTRPARIAGLDAPSLREGAPADLVLVDPEALWTPERGKLRSKSDNTPFLGRELRGRVLVTLADGRAVFDALGDAR
- the carA gene encoding glutamine-hydrolyzing carbamoyl-phosphate synthase small subunit, which gives rise to MSATRKAHLALADGTLFEGEAFGADGSTTGEVVFTTGMTGYQEVLTDPSYTGQIVTMTAPEIGNTGINDEDDEAVGGRPQVSGFVVRSPSPVTSSWRAKGSLDEYLARHGVVAIGGVDTRRLTRLIRDRGAQNGCIGTEPPDVLVERARSAPSMEGLDLAARVTPQERYEFQEGCGAWSALGDEPAAQAERPRIVAMDFGAKRNIFRCLVQSGFRVTAVPAATSAADILALSPDGIFLSSGPGDPAAVTYAVATIRELLGKKPIFGICLGHQLLSLALGGRTYKLKFGHRGLNQPVKDLTTGRVEITTQNHGFVVDIDSLKGHARSTHVHLNDGTSEGLEAPEARAFSVQYHPEAAAGPHDALYLFERFRQLVAG
- a CDS encoding GMC family oxidoreductase, whose amino-acid sequence is MSGAILELRDVSGKPRVQDAADVVVIGSGAAGATAARVLTEAGLDVVLIEEGAHVSTADLQNDMWSSFKQVWRDLGFQVANGRALTPILQGRCVGGTTAINGAIIHRMPEKIWARWRDEFGLGDALPYAELVRIWDTLDQELHVGTAPEAVLGQNNALMRTATERLGIAGNLIRRNVKDCQGSAHCNQGCPTARRQSMNVSYVPRSVAAGARVYATCTATSLLTRGGRATGVIGRFRDPLSGESGPELRVEARRAVFLAASAIQTPLFLAHNRVGRGSGVLGKRLQAHPGTAVVGVFDAPVKMFRGATQGYESVHYWDERMKFETVAMPPELAMARLPGLGPELMRELARYAHLAVWGVQVRAEAMGSVRAGLFGGTHIEYDMTDADIRVLKLGVRRLTEMMFAAGARAVLPGVHGLPASIASVDELQPMFDAADDPRLFHTIAAHLFGTALMGGSAFNSVVKPSFETHDLPGLYVIDSSVFPTNMGVNPQHTISALAWLAAERLAS
- the rimO gene encoding 30S ribosomal protein S12 methylthiotransferase RimO; translation: MARKTIHFVSLGCPKNRVDSEVMLGVAERAGYRHVPDAADASVIVVNTCGFIDAAKKESIDTILELGRHKESGSCQKLVVAGCLSQRHPDELADGLPEVDHLLGSSDMLKLEGVLTGKAERILVGSPADWVVKAADPRTISTRGASAYVKIAEGCNRKCSFCVIPELRGLQRSRSVRDVVEEVKRLADAGVLEVNLVSQDTVAYGRDLPGDRSLAQLVERVAAVSGIRWVRLFYLYPEKLGDELIELIGHHERVVPYVDMPLQHAADAMLRRMRRGHGGARLRELVSRLRERVPNLTFRTAFIVGHPGESEAEFEELCDFVRWARFDRMGVFRYSDEESSKSYHLADKVPPRVAASRAKKLMAIQRKISREKQRALIGQELTVLVEGPSEESELVMVGRHAGQAPEIDGQVFLSGAEVRPGQMRRVRIERATDYDLLGEVIDEEPSERAPRRKQPGAPVVHRESDGRKVGLRVVT